Below is a genomic region from Lampris incognitus isolate fLamInc1 chromosome 2, fLamInc1.hap2, whole genome shotgun sequence.
taagtctaaaacaaCTGGCCAGTTATCATTGGATCCCTCATCATCACTATCATTGAGACAGTTTTCAATGCTCCAACCTCTTCTAACATTCTCTTCTCCTGTTTCTTCCAGGTTATCGCTGTTTCAAAGCTGTCATGTTCCTGTCCGGTCTCATGTTTGGTTCAGTCATCATTTTCTTTCTGTGCCACAAGGAGCGTGTGCTGGACACCCAGCTAAGCGTGGAGGCCAGTGCAGGTATTGGCCTTGGCATTGGCCTGCTGTGTGGTCTTGTCACTATGCTGGTGCGTAGCGTTGGCCTTTTCATGACCGGCCTGCTGCTGGGCCTTCTCCTCGCTCTTGCTGCCTTACTGGTGGCTCACCAATTCTACACTCCAGCCACAGTCTGGGTCCCACTTGGTGCACTTCTGGGAACAGGCATGTTGTTTGCTGTTCTAACCCTTCAATGGCAAAAGCTCTTCACCATGCTCTCCACAGCTGTGTTCGGGGCAGCTATTATGACAGTGTGTGCTGATTACTTTGTGGAAATGCTAGCGCTGGCCACATATATTTATGAATGTCTGCGTCTTGTACCTGGGCCGCCTCTCTGCTGGTATAGTTGGGTCATCCTGGGAATCTGGCCCACCCTTAGCATCATGGGAGCACTGGTCCAATGGAAATTGACTGTTGAAGGCTTCTCACATACTGAGGGTAAGGATAAACAGGATGCATGTTGTCGTCTACAATTACTTACATTATATTTGATAAGGGGTGTCTTTTTTTTCCAGATACTTGAGTTATTTGTTTGCAGTACGGTTTGTGTTAGCTAGCTTTGGCTCTTCTTCAGCTCTCTCACACATGtctccccccgcccccttttcttgTTTGTTAGTTATTATCAGCCGGAGACAGAAGAGAGTCCAACTGATGCGGATCAGAGAGAAGGATGCTAAGAAGCGGCAGCAGACAGGTGGGCAGGAAGGCACGTACCGTCGTAAACCCACTCCGGTGAAACGTTATGCTGGGGATCTACTGGCACCGGTCAGTTTTACCCAACACGGCATAGGGCGAAGCTCTAGATTACTGTCGTGTCGCGGTGCCATCCATGTCTTCCCTTCACCACTGTGAAACCCAACATGAAGAGTTTTACATGGCGTGACATTTAAATGATATATTCAATATTTTATTTCATATCTAAtttaaatgttttattttttaaactttttcTGTTAATGGTAGCTCACTCATCTGACTTTTTGTGTTCTTTACCTCAGAGCTACCTGCAAAGTCTGcgggacaggcagacaggcacagGCACCTCCCTTAGCAGCCTGGGCACCAATAACCACACCACTATCGACTTTGACTATGACACCGGCTCAACCGTACCCCTCACAGCCACCACCCCGGTCATCAGGGTTTGAGGACCGCGGAGATGAGAAGAGACCACCATTGCTGCCTTGGTCCCCCCAACACCACCGTCTTCCTTATGGGTTGTAGATCTTATAAAgacctctcctctctcctagcgCTGTTAGTATGCCTCTCTTGAGTCCAAGAGGGAAAGTACAGTGAATACTAGTGTGCCTTTCATTATGTCAATTCCAAATGTTTGATGGGGAGGACCAGCCGAGCCTGTGTTTTGACGTACGCCGCAACCACCGTGTCGGTGGGCCTCTCAGAACTGTTACTAACAAACAAAGGTCATATATTTCCTCCTGTCATATGTTGTTGAATACATAGGAGTGTGCACGCCTTAAAAGGGACATACAGTATTTGTTCAGTAGTAGACGTGGCTGTCGGAACATTTCATATCATACCACTTCATTTGACAATGGGGGTATAGGATGCTTTGAGAGCTTCATGAAGTGTCATATGTTTCAGACCCTTTTTCTGATTAACTGTTTGTACTGGAACACATCTATGCTATTTGAAGGTCTGTGCCATAAAATATAAACAGCTGTCTTTTGTGTATTTTTAGATGAAGTATGATGACTAGGAAATACAG
It encodes:
- the LOC130107008 gene encoding transmembrane protein 198-like isoform X1, which gives rise to MADPAGVGAEGAGAGMAEVDACSLEIERKYDVIPAVICSMCCLFGIIYCFFGYRCFKAVMFLSGLMFGSVIIFFLCHKERVLDTQLSVEASAGIGLGIGLLCGLVTMLVRSVGLFMTGLLLGLLLALAALLVAHQFYTPATVWVPLGALLGTGMLFAVLTLQWQKLFTMLSTAVFGAAIMTVCADYFVEMLALATYIYECLRLVPGPPLCWYSWVILGIWPTLSIMGALVQWKLTVEGFSHTEVIISRRQKRVQLMRIREKDAKKRQQTGGQEGTYRRKPTPVKRYAGDLLAPSYLQSLRDRQTGTGTSLSSLGTNNHTTIDFDYDTGSTVPLTATTPVIRV
- the LOC130107008 gene encoding transmembrane protein 198-like isoform X2, with the protein product MADPAGVGAEGAGAGMAEVDACSLEIERKYDVIPAVICSMCCLFGIIYCFFGYRCFKAVMFLSGLMFGSVIIFFLCHKERVLDTQLSVEASAGIGLGIGLLCGLVTMLVRSVGLFMTGLLLGLLLALAALLVAHQFYTPATVWVPLGALLGTGMLFAVLTLQWQKLFTMLSTAVFGAAIMTVCADYFVEMLALATYIYECLRLVPGPPLCWYSWVILGIWPTLSIMGALVQWKLTVEGFSHTEVIISRRQKRVQLMRIREKDAKKRQQTELPAKSAGQADRHRHLP
- the LOC130107008 gene encoding transmembrane protein 198-like isoform X3, with translation MFLSGLMFGSVIIFFLCHKERVLDTQLSVEASAGIGLGIGLLCGLVTMLVRSVGLFMTGLLLGLLLALAALLVAHQFYTPATVWVPLGALLGTGMLFAVLTLQWQKLFTMLSTAVFGAAIMTVCADYFVEMLALATYIYECLRLVPGPPLCWYSWVILGIWPTLSIMGALVQWKLTVEGFSHTEVIISRRQKRVQLMRIREKDAKKRQQTGGQEGTYRRKPTPVKRYAGDLLAPSYLQSLRDRQTGTGTSLSSLGTNNHTTIDFDYDTGSTVPLTATTPVIRV